Proteins found in one Collinsella aerofaciens genomic segment:
- a CDS encoding DegV family protein, with translation MSDFVLTCESAADRTREFFDSRNIPVAYFHYEIDDVVYTDDLYQSITPDKFFAQIAAGAMPKTSQVSVGEYEEFWEPFVAEGKDVLHLTLSSGISGTYGSACVAAQMLADRYPEGGKVRVIDSLAASSGFGLLLEYAADVRDSGASLDETAAWIEEHKLNLHHWFFSTDLSSYLRGGRISAASAIIGTALKICPLMTVDCEGKLSPREKIRTKKRAISEMAKTMMAHVQDGADYSGKCIMSHSACREDAEAVAALIEEQVPQLKGKIEINDIGTLIGSHTGPGTVALFFMGDKRVD, from the coding sequence ATGAGTGATTTTGTCCTGACCTGTGAATCTGCCGCCGACCGAACTCGGGAGTTCTTTGACTCGCGCAATATTCCTGTCGCGTATTTTCATTACGAGATCGACGATGTTGTCTATACGGACGATCTGTATCAGTCGATTACGCCGGACAAGTTTTTTGCCCAGATTGCCGCGGGCGCCATGCCCAAGACGTCTCAGGTGAGCGTGGGTGAGTACGAGGAGTTTTGGGAGCCGTTTGTTGCCGAGGGTAAAGACGTGCTGCACCTGACGTTGTCGTCGGGTATTTCGGGCACGTATGGATCGGCCTGCGTCGCGGCGCAGATGCTTGCGGATCGCTATCCCGAGGGCGGCAAGGTGCGCGTCATAGATTCGCTGGCGGCGTCTTCGGGCTTTGGCCTGTTGTTGGAATATGCCGCCGATGTGCGCGATAGCGGGGCTTCACTCGACGAGACGGCTGCCTGGATCGAGGAGCACAAGCTCAACCTGCACCACTGGTTCTTCTCGACCGATCTGTCGAGCTACCTGCGCGGCGGTCGCATTTCGGCCGCGAGCGCGATCATCGGCACGGCGCTTAAGATTTGCCCGCTTATGACGGTCGATTGCGAAGGTAAGCTGTCGCCACGTGAGAAGATTCGCACTAAGAAGCGCGCGATTTCCGAGATGGCTAAGACCATGATGGCACACGTACAGGACGGTGCAGATTATTCGGGTAAGTGCATCATGTCGCACTCGGCGTGCCGCGAGGATGCCGAGGCAGTTGCGGCGCTGATTGAGGAACAGGTTCCGCAGCTTAAAGGCAAGATTGAGATCAATGACATCGGTACTCTGATTGGCTCGCATACCGGACCTGGTACGGTGGCGCTCTTCTTTATGGGCGACAAGCGCGTGGATTAA